The Gossypium arboreum isolate Shixiya-1 chromosome 2, ASM2569848v2, whole genome shotgun sequence region GATGATGACACTTTTCTTAAGTTCAATAAGCCCAAAAAATTGAATATTGGGGAAAAAAAAGGTTGAAGGTGTTAGTTATCAAATGCTGTGGGACACAATAATTAGAacaagcaatatatatatatatatatatatatatatatatatatatataaagaaaaggtTATTAAACCTAAAACCATGAATCCAACAACAAATTACTTTCAAAAAGGGTTCCCCTGGAACAATGCAAGGGGCAATTAATCAAATATAGAAGTTAATGTTTCAGGAACAAAGGCTGCCAATTTCATTACCTAATTAAACATAATGGCTGCAGTTTGGTCTTTCATAATAGAAACATAACCAATGGAAGTTTCAACTTCATTATAATCCCGTTGCCAGGCTTATAAATTCTTATTAAACTACTTATGGATCATTTGTAGGCCCAGAAAAACTGGCATTTTTGCAATGCAAAGAGATAAAACCCTAAAAATGCAAAGCCAAAGCCAAAGCCAAAACCAAAAAACACAATAAAAAAATTCCCATAATATGATATGCAGCAGGTAAACGGAACAATAAATTACCCAATAGATAGTATATGCTAATGAACAGAAAAGAAAAAGCCATGATTGAGAAAAGCCATTGCAGAGAAAGAACTAAACGGCATAGAATAAACAAAGAGAACTAGGCATTGTGTTTTCAATCTAAATAAGGAAAATCCAGAAAGGAATAGGCAAGATATAAGGAGCAGACCAAGCTTGGCGAAATCGCCAGAAGCGAGAGCATCGGCGTAGTACTTGTCGTTGTAACGAACAGGGAAGAGAACAGTGTTGAGCTTCTTCAGCTGCATCACATTCTTGTCCCTCACTCCGTCTAGTGATATTGCAAATTCTCGGCCACCCCCCATTGATTACTTTATGGGTCGAAGAAAATACAAGATTTTTGCTGAAACAATGGTGATGATTGGAGAAGGAATGGTACGGACAAGACTGGAACTCTTGTATGTACAACAATGGTAGGCTTTTATACCAAAGACAAGGAAGGATAGGGAGGAAATTTTGGGTTTCCTTCATTTTTCTAAATTATTATTGTTCGCTTCCCACAACTTTTCatggtttattattattattattatttatgctttCTTCTTCAAAGCTGGGATTGGGCGTTTAGAATATATGCCAGCAAATGTCAAATGTAGTTACCAACGACAAACTTGTATACATTTCAAAATTATCTTCATAGAACAGTCAAATCAAACAATAACAAACGAATTCCATTTCAAATTCTTCTtataaataaaaagagaaaaaaagaattaATTTTTGAGGACCATAATTGATTCTCACCTCCAAGCGGATACCACATATTATTCTCACGGTTAAAATTATTACTCCTTTTAATAAAAGAGATTTAATTCATGTATAACCCTTAAAAATTATgcatttctatttttcaatttaaaaatcgtttattcattaaatttattaagtattttttaattaaaatttgttaaCAGGTTAGGATTGATAAAAATAAGTATGATAATTTTTACATAAACTACCAACAATTATAATTATTCAACTAGGATTTTAAAATGAAATGGACTAGAattcaaattctatacaatacaggggctaaaatcatattttaacctATTCTTATTCACGTCTGCATCTACGACTACAATCAAAGAGATCCCATTGTCACATGCTCACCAACACCCTTTCTTCACCACAAATTCCCTGCTAAACCAGAGCGAGAGAGCTCTAGAAATGGCTGAGAAGCAGAAGAAGAAGAAATCAAAAGTAATCATCGTAGGAGGGAGCATAGCAGGGGTCTCATGCGCCCATGCGCTTACTTCAATAGGATGGCAAGTTGTGGTGATCGAGAAAACTGCCGCTCCCCCAACCGGTAGCCCAACCGGTGCTGGACTGGGGCTGGACCCTTTGGCTCAAATGCTCATTACTTCATGGATTGCTAATCCCCACCTTCTTCAGCACGCCACCTTGCCCCTCACAATTGATCGAGTAAATGTCAAATCTTTTTACTTTCCCTTTACCAGATTTTCACTCACATTAGCTATGCAGTTTCTTAATAATTGGGCCTATCTAGATTGAATCTTGTGGTTTCTCGTATTAATTTGACATCTACATGACTACTTTGCCGGGTAGTTTTATCAGTCGGTAATCTTTACATTACATGATTGGTTGCTAGTTTTGTTACTATATTGTGCCATTTTTTGTGGAAAAGTGTTATTAACAGAACCAAGCAACTGATAGTTCTACAAAGGTGAGTTGGACACTGACAAGAGATGAGGAATGCAATTTTAGAGCAGCACATTGGGCTGATCTCCATGGCCTTCTGTACAATGCATTGCCACCAGATATATTCTTATGGGGTCATCAGTTCATCTCTTTCAGCATTTCTGAGGACAAATCCTATATCAAAGTTAAGGCTAAAGTTCTTCGAAACGATAAGATCGTTGAGATAGACGGAAATTTACTGGTCGCAGCAGATGGGTGCCTGTCTTTAATCCGCCAGAATTTTCTCCCAGACCTTAAATTGAGGTATATTTCAGTATGTGTAGCttaataaaactttaaatttgcTCCTACTTTGCTGACTGCAGTGCTTTATGGTAAGTATCTTTTGTTAAACtgcgagttaatgcaacactctTCGCAGGTATTCCCGTTACTGTGCATGGAGAGGGGTTCTTGACTTCTCAGGAAGAGAGGATTCCGAAACCATTGAAGGCATCAGAAAAGCATACCCTGACCTTGGGAAATGCTTGTATTTCGACCTCGGCTCTAAAACTCATTGTGTGCTTTATGAACTTCCCAATAAAAGGCTGAATTGGATTTTCTGTGTCAATCAACCTGAGCCTGAGATAAAGGTGCTTGTTTACTCTAATTTGATACATTTTGCTGCTTACATAGCAATTACATGTTATATTAATGACGTTTTCAGGACAGCTAAAGTCGGATACGATCGTACTGCTTTGACATGCCTCTGTATTTCCTTTTTGCTGCATGTTCAGAGAAATTCAGTTACTATGAAAGTAAGCGAAGACATGATCGATGAGATGATGAAAGAAGCAGAGAAAGCTTGGGTTCCGGAGTTGGTTAAAGTGATGAAGGAGACCAAGAACCCTTTCTTAAATGCCATATATGATTGTGACCCTCTAAGGCAGATCTATTGGGACAATGTAGTGTTGATTGGAGATGCTGCTCACCCAACAACTCCTCATGGTCTAAGAAGCACAAACATGTCGATACTAGATGCAGCAGTTCTTGGCAAATGCCTCGAGAAGTGGGGAGTGGAGAATTTACACTCAGCTCTGGGAGAATATCAGTCGATTAGGGTACCTGTTACCTCTAAACAAGTGCTGCACTCACGGAAGTTGGGCCGTATTAAGCAAGGCTTGCATCTTCCTAATGGAAAACAGTTTGATCCGAAGAAAGCAACTTCAGAGGACCTCAAAGAACTTCAACAGAAGAACATGCCCTTCTTCACTAGTGTTTATTAATTACCTGATTCTATCTTACACCGTGTTTGACTCTCAaaggatgaaaaataaaaattgatattAAAGTACTCTGCAGAATACCTGAACTGTAAGAGAAACAATTTCCTTTGATCTATACATTGGCCCTCCGGTCAGAACATGGTGCATATAACTAGGTGACTTTTTTGCTGTTGACCAAAAACGGGAACTTTTATTAATAGGTATAGTATATGCATAAGCACTAAGgaaaaaattttcaaccataaaaatatcttttattttatcatattattaaataaatattttaaaatatctaTAATATTTATTAGTTAAAAAAGTTACTTAGAATAGAAGTGGTGATAtttatacatttaaaaattattataatttaatttaccagttattatttaagaaaaagtTTGAcgctaacaaaattttaataattttaaaatagaattatTAGTTGAATGGAACTCTaagaatattaatataaaaaaagttgtgataattataattatattttaatttacatttattaattaaaatagttATCATTTAATTTtgacattattataaaatgaaatttttatttttatttaaaaattgttacttttatatatgtaaaatagagttattaattaaatagAACTCTAAGTattttaattatcacttaattactATTGTAGTTAAATAATCACTTAAGTATCATAGTTATGTatggattaaaatttaattttaattttacataCGGATTAAAATTTATCTTTAGCTTTATAGATAAGATGTAATATTTACTATATTCGATCAAGTAGCATCTAAAAGAATTACTCACAACAAGTAAAAATTGTTAACAATAATAAActataattatataaaaagattagaacattaaaataataatttttcaaaaGACAGTTTTAAATCATAATTGAATGACGACACCAAAGGTAAACATAATATTATTTGTAAACATTTTTGTTTTTACCCTTTTTCaaatttgtatattattttattagttttacgtatttatttaatttttattttcgttattttattttctcaagtatttttttaaaactaattgaactttaatataaattaaattatattttaaaattataaaaatatattatttaataaattaaaaatatataaaattatgcaTAGCACATGCGAGACATTAGAAACTAGtactataaaaaatattattcaaCAAAATAATACAGGGTCAATATTATCTACCAAAACAACACAAATGTGACGTGAGATTGAATCCAATAAGATTAACAATGACGACAAAATTAATTACTATAGCCCAAAAAAAATTCCAGTGCCACAACTCATCCTCTTAACCATAAATCATGGTTTTCATAGAAAGTTTTATTTCTCACTCGACAAATGTGTTATAAGAACGAAAAAGAGGAGACACTTCCAAGcaagtttctaaataatacatACTACCaataacaaaacaaaagaaaaaatgtgaatttcatttctGATAACCGGCACATGAAACAAACAGGTTTGCATTCTTAACCCAATAGCTATTTTCTACTAAGATCGTGAAATTAGACCGACTTTGCAGGCCATGTTGCTTGAGCTGACATGATTATACCTACGATCACCCCGAACAGTCCAAGTGCACTGCCAAAAATCTCAATCACAAGAATCTTCACAAACAGTGAGGAGTTTTGTGCATCAGACAGCGCACAGCTACTTCCAATTATTCCAACACACAATCTGTCCCCAAAACAATCCATAAGTACACAGAAATaagcaaaaatattaatttagattaaaaaaaaaattaaggtagGGAGGCACACCCGCAAACAAGGTTTGCAAACCCAACAATAATTCCTGAAGCAAAGATTGCATATCCAGCTCTAAGAGACTCTGGTTCATATATCTGTGATGAAGGAACACTCTCTAACTTTGTTTGTAAAATAATTGCCACAATAACACCATAGATAGCAACAGCTTCGCAGAAGATCACACTGCAATGACAGTATAGAAGAGCAAAAATTACTATTTCCATAGGGCATATTACAGCATTTCAAAATCAACAATGCTGAGAAAATGTTTAACCTAGATTGAGACATATTTTAACGGCaccataaattgaaaaaattcgcCTGAAAAGGATGGGCACTGTTTAGTATCTTCAATCCTATTCCATGACTCATAATTGTCCCCCCATTCAGCAAtgcactctaatttaaaactcaTCCAACAGACAGACAGTACACACAACACCTAAATCCCATAACGAGAAACTCTGAGGATTAGCTATGATATGTAAGTAGAAACTTGAGCTCATACATATGAGGGACCTTTTGTTGGACAAAACTCTGAGGCCTTTGGGACAAAGTGGATAATACCTCACGGGTTGGTGCTGTCTCACTGTACATGAATAGAGTTGAGTAAATAACCAGCAACTTGTCTCAATATTTCAATTGCAGCAGGCATATGAAAATTTGTAAGGCATTAAATGGGAAAAAGCCAGAGTCAAATTTCAAGTGATTGATTAACAAATTGGGTCCATTAGATAGCTAGCCCGTGTCAAGGTCAGAGCCATTTATTTTGTGTATATCTTTTTACTATTTTACTGTTTCTGTTAAGTCGTTGGTAACTGCAGAAAGGTGAGAAATGAGTGCACCAAGAATCTTGGAATATAACGAGCAAAAGGATCAACGAATTGAAAATTCTCTCTCAACAACATTGGCATCAAAGCTCTGATTCCGACACCATAGTTGATGGTGTAGCTACCAGAATGCAAAAGGAACTCACCCAAGTCCAAGGCAAGACTAAACTCGATGTGCAGCAATTCAATAAGAAGTTTGATGACATTCGAGCAAAGTTGAAGCATGATTTATAAAACTTCCTTGATTTGATGACCCAGAGGACAATCAGATGAAGCATCTAACACTAAGGTCAACAAAGAGTGACACTAGGAAGACAAGCCTTTACTCCAATTCAACCAGGGTATTTGGATCAAGGGAATCACCGTTTCTTCAAGTGAAATACCCCAAGTTCAATGGTGAAGATTTTAAAGGGTGGTTGCTCAAGCTTTGAGCAATACATTGTGGCTGCACGAGTAGCTAACAACCATACGGTCAAGGTGGTAATGCTAAACTCGGAAAGGACGTGCCCTTCAATGGCACCAGTACTAGGCCCAAAATACGAGGGGGTCTGGGTAATCCAGTATGAGCTACTGGGAAGCAATGAAGGCTCGTTCGCTACAGGAGAATACGGTGATCCTATGGAAGAGTTGGTCAACCAAAACCAATCTGGTACCATTGATCACTACCATGAGAAATTTGTAGGTATACTCAATTTACTCCAGCTTGATGACACTTGCGCGTCGATTATTTGTGTTAGCAACATGAAACTTAAGATATCTCAAATCTTTAAGGCTATTTATATCCAAGTCCATGAATGAGGCCATGCACTTAGCTAAACATATCAAGGCTATAAACCCTAACGACAAGAAAACTCCTATTTTACCTACCTATAAACCAACTTGCCTTCTTCTTTGCCAGACAGCCTATACCTCCACTAAGCCATGATCCTTACCACCATTGCAACCTACTCAAAATTTCCACCAAATTCCAACCTGAACCTAAAACCAAACACCTTAAATACTGAAAAAGGTCCCCCTACCTATAACCAATATACCAACTACAAAAACAAAAGGCTGACAGAAACTGGGGGAAGAAGGAAAAAAGGTCTCTGCTACTGGTGTGGCTTGAAATTCTCGTATGGTCACAAGTGTATGAAACCCCAACTCATTCAGTTGTTAGCAGAATCTATGGACGAGAAGAGTGAACCTAAAGTATTCTCGAACTGTTGAGACAACCTTGATGCTCTAGCAGTTGAGAATGAGCAGCCAATATTGTTTCTCCAGGCCATGATGGGGTCACCTGGTTTTCAAACTATGAGAGGCAATGGGAAAACTGGTGAGCATGCCATCAGTATGCTTGTGGACTCTGGTAGCATTCATTAATTTTATTGACACTAGAGTGGTTAAGCAATTGGGGTTAAGGGTTGTACCTGGACCTAGAATGGGAGTGACTTGCAAACGGTGGAAATCTATTTACAATGAGCAAATGTCTAAAATTACAATGGTCAGCACTGAACATGATGTTTTGCTTAGACTTTATGGTTCTACCCTTGTCTGGCTGTGAAATAATATGAGTACAATGGTTGGTCACTCTTGGACCAATCCTATGGGATTTCTTCTCACAAAGCAATTTGGATTCAATGAAAAGTCGTACAAGCTATAGGGAGTTCAAGCTACTACAGTTAGCTTATCATCCCAGAAAGTTGCTACTGAGTTATTATTGTCATTTATGTCAATAGAAGCATCACAACCTTGTGCTTATTTGTTAACAGTTTCAAAACCTCTTACCTAATCTAATTTTATCATTGATGAACAACAAATCAGTAACAAGGGGCAGATGATTAAATCAACACTCTATGAGTTCAATCATTCATTTACACTCTTACAAGATTGCCACCTGTTAGGATCCAAGATCATAGAATCTCACTGAGGGATGAGaatcaaacaataaaaattagGCCCTCCAAGCATCCTACTGCCATTGAAAGGTCGATAGAAGAAAAGCCAGACAATGGTGACCTTAGAAATAGTGAATTTGAGGACCATTTGCTACATTTGAGAAAGGTATTTGAAGTGTTACAAAAAATCAATCGTTCCTTAAACATAGAAAGTGTCTTCTTGCTGCTCAAGAGGAGGAATATTTGGGTCATATCATTAGTGTTGTAAGGATGACTATGAATGCTAGCAAAGTACAAGCAATGCTAGATGGCTTACCCCATGTCATGTGTAGACAGATTGTCAAaatatgcacattttatacttgtCTATACCCTTTTACAAGCCCTCTGTTACCAAGTCTTCATCAACTTTTTAAGCTACATGGTTTACCCCATATCATAGTCTTTGATAGAGATTAGGTATTCCTTAGTAGCTTCTGGTAAGAACTCTTAAAGACTGGACTACCTTAAAGTTTTCAACATCCTACAACCCTCAAGCACATTGAAACCTATTTAAGGTGCATGACTAGTGAGACTACTAAAGAGTGGGCCATGTGGTTACCATTGGCTATGTATTGGCAATGTATTGGCAAATTTAACCCATATCCCTTGTCCTCGACACAGGAATGGCTTCCCCTTTTCCTAGTCTGAGCAACAGAGGTTGCAAAGTCAAATTTCATGTTATTTCAAATTGGTTAAATTAGTTGTAATCAAAAAATGCCTGGTTGTAGTGGGTCCATTAGTTAGTTAGCCCATGTCAAGTCCAGAGTCATTTACTTTGCAATTATCTTTTTACTATTTTATGGTTTCTCTTAAGTCATTGGTAGCTGCAGATAGGTGAGCAATGTGTGCACCAGCAATCTAGAATATAATGAGAAAAGGAATGAAGGAATAGGAGAATGGAATTACCGTTTGGaaattctttctttctccctttcTTCTCTGTTATTCTAATACTCTTCTTCTTCCGGTTACACATATGACATGTCAGTATCATCTTGGGACACATTCGAGGCCAGCAGTAACACAAAAAGAGATAAAAAGGGGATTCATACAGAAGAATACTAAAATTATAGCTACTCTTGTTACTTATGCTTGACGTTAAAGCCTTATACCCCAATTGAATTTCCAAGCAATAAAAATTATATAGAACGAAAGCCTAGGAATCAGCAAACTTGGGTGACCTAAAATTTTCTTGCTTCCTAGTTTCCCCCTAATTGATTTTAGAAGGCCAGTAACAAAATTTAATTCAATCCAATAATTTATAAACTGTAAAACAAACTTAATcaatagattagtgtttatgaaaAAAAAATCGATGGATTTACAGATAAAATGACACAATAACTGCGAAAAccataagaaaatgaaaaaatttaCCTAATGAGATTCTTGGAAGTGATTCGAGGAGCTTTAATAGCGGCACCGATCAAACTACTCCCAGTTATGTAAATTCCCCTATGAATATatataagcaatttaacacatatttCATGAAATTATGCATAAGATTTATAGAaaataaagaatatatatatctatatatatataaaagaagggGTACCAGGCGGCGCCGAGGACGGAAACGCCGATGGCAATGGCGATACCGACGGCGGAGAAAGTATAAGGTGAAATCTTGACAAGAGCAGTGGACCAGGAGCTTGAGTCTCCTAATGTTGCTGCCatttttcttaatttgctttACTTCTTGCTCTGATGATTTGTTGCCCTTTGAATGGATCTAATGAGATCAGGGAAGAgaggagagagaaagagagagagagatctttttcccaaaaaaaaaataattaaagaaacaaaaataCAGATTTATGTCCCCGACTCAGGGAAAAAAAAAACGAAATTTCGTGCTTTGGGTTGAGAGACGACGTCGTTTTCTCAAATTTGTTATTGGGATAAAGCaacatttagtccctaaacttaatAACTTTTCAACTTAGTCCTTACATTTTCTTTTGTCTAGATTGATACTCAAACTTGGATTTCATCaaacaatttagtctatttttgtgACAGTTAAATGATGATGGCATGACACTCTTTGATTGTGTCATATCATTATTTGAATTTCTTTATGCTCTATTTGTAAActtttgaaaatttgaattaGAATTTCAATTGTAATGCAAATTGTAAAAATGAAATGAATATGTTATGTACAAATTAGTTTAGattcaaattaatatatattaaaaagtataaaaatatgaatttgtcaaaattaaaaatattttaaggatTTTAAGTTTATTACTAAATATAAATCTAAGAAATAATCATAAATATTACCTTTCTAAATAATTTACTACTCAatccatattatttttaaaattcaaattcaaatttttaaatCCTAATTCAATAAACACTACCTTCAAGATAACGTGTCTAAATTTATTAATACCAAAACACAAAAGAACAGATGATACGTTAAATTTTCTCAAACCATTGAACCAAGTCTACGATTCCATACCCTTTTTTGCCAGATAACCAGCCACAATATTCGCAGGTTGACAGACATGCAGCAATCAATATGAGTGAAATCTAGAAGAAAGAAATTGGGACATATTTAATGATACATCCAACCGAAATTAAACAAGACTAGATAATTGAAGCTTGAATGGGCAGTTGCCTTCCACCTACACATTCTAAAGTCCCAAAGCAAAAAGTAATAAAATCTTCAAATATTCAAATAATATGCAAGTATATACAATGGTCAACAAGTAATAAAATAGTAAGTAAAAGGTATCGTCTCCACAGAGAAACTGTATAGGTAAATattgtgaaaataaaatcttaacAAATTGGTGATGGAAATAATTGTGAGTAGATtgaattaactaattaatttaacTAAAACTTAAGTATGCTAAAAATGAATGAAAGATGTAAACACATAGCAATAAGCAACACTTCACAAGTTTAATTACTATGACATGAACAATATTGATGATGTTACGGAAGAAATCCATGGTAACTCGGTTATATATTAACCCATGAAATCAcgcttattaaattattaattttttctaGCATATTTCTGTGTTCAATCAACTTAGTAATTTTCATAAGCAGACATCAAATAATGTGAGATAACAAAAATATTTCTatattgaaacagtttaatcacattaATCTTAAGGTTatgaaattcaataaatttattttgatattattattaatttgacCTAATTTATCATAAAAAGATCAAACATGCACCATTTAGATAttatgtcaattaattacaatttcggtctgattaaataattaattcaattgcaTCCCTACATTTATAATGTATGAATAACATGTTCATGattttatttgaatgaataagCAACCAAGACACATAACATCATTTTTAGCAAATGAGAGCCTTGAAAAACTCTCTTCACATGGCCAATCCTTACTCTAAGGAAAGTGGGTGGATGGCTTtactattgtgacagccctaatttgaccttagtcggaaagtggtttcgagaccacaaaaccgagttgtaaaaaaataattaatcgtcatatttaatgcttaatatatttgaaagtgcatgtgtgaaagtttcatactttaatttctttaattgtatgtgaaatttattagaaaggacttatgtgagaaaattagaaatgtgctaggcaaatgtaaagtggcctatttatgcatgttataaaataattgtacttgcatgttaaataacccTTTTGGTTATAGTATAGGCCCGATgaggaatttatattaaaatagatgtaaataattagttaatGGTTGTATAAttgaattttgttaagtaataataataataaaaagaaaaaaggtgaTAAAACAAAGGTTCATtcttttggttcttcttggcgaattgaagaaagaaagaaggaaagatttCGGTCACTTTAAGCTCAAGGAAGGTTAGTTAATTgtgttagattttaaaattttaagcttgtttctagttaattagcaaATTTCTTacatagcccatgtcaaaatttgaaattttggcgatggtttgagcattcggtttgGTTATTAAAGGATGAGCTTGGGTTATGATCTTTATGTTGTATGAaaaattgttgaagagaagggtttaagttagtcaaattataaattttaacacTCATGAGTATAATGACCAAACATAGATTTGTTTAATGAATTGAACAAATACCGTGTGAGtaattgaaatgaatgagtttgaggttggatcatattaagatTCGGCTTTGtacataaatattaagagtttgatattttttttaATGATTATTGGATGGTAAATAAGGTTATGCATAAGATAAATATTAAGATTATGGTTGACTTGTATTTAGTGAAGTTCGGCCAATGACTTTATGTACATgcttattcggtttaagtagagtaAATGTGACGGGTAGATATGACTAGGTTGTAGTTTATTATTGATTCGTTTGACTGTATGAATTAGCTTGTAAATTGGTTTGGATATAGTAAATAATAAGCATGCTTGGTAACGGTAAGGTTATTGATAATATGTCATGACTTTAACTTAACTAGTTGATTGGATAAGAAATGAATTGGATATATATAGATAATATTGACGAAC contains the following coding sequences:
- the LOC108460662 gene encoding V-type proton ATPase subunit c''1, with protein sequence MAATLGDSSSWSTALVKISPYTFSAVGIAIAIGVSVLGAAWGIYITGSSLIGAAIKAPRITSKNLISVIFCEAVAIYGVIVAIILQTKLESVPSSQIYEPESLRAGYAIFASGIIVGFANLVCGLCVGIIGSSCALSDAQNSSLFVKILVIEIFGSALGLFGVIVGIIMSAQATWPAKSV
- the LOC108463717 gene encoding uncharacterized protein LOC108463717 isoform X1, whose translation is MAEKQKKKKSKVIIVGGSIAGVSCAHALTSIGWQVVVIEKTAAPPTGSPTGAGLGLDPLAQMLITSWIANPHLLQHATLPLTIDRNQATDSSTKVSWTLTRDEECNFRAAHWADLHGLLYNALPPDIFLWGHQFISFSISEDKSYIKVKAKVLRNDKIVEIDGNLLVAADGCLSLIRQNFLPDLKLRYSRYCAWRGVLDFSGREDSETIEGIRKAYPDLGKCLYFDLGSKTHCVLYELPNKRLNWIFCVNQPEPEIKRNSVTMKVSEDMIDEMMKEAEKAWVPELVKVMKETKNPFLNAIYDCDPLRQIYWDNVVLIGDAAHPTTPHGLRSTNMSILDAAVLGKCLEKWGVENLHSALGEYQSIRVPVTSKQVLHSRKLGRIKQGLHLPNGKQFDPKKATSEDLKELQQKNMPFFTSVY
- the LOC108463717 gene encoding uncharacterized protein LOC108463717 isoform X2, translated to MAEKQKKKKSKVIIVGGSIAGVSCAHALTSIGWQVVVIEKTAAPPTGSPTGAGLGLDPLAQMLITSWIANPHLLQHATLPLTIDRNQATDSSTKVSWTLTRDEECNFRAAHWADLHGLLYNALPPDIFLWGHQFISFSISEDKSYIKVKAKVLRNDKIVEIDGNLLVAADGCLSLIRQNFLPDLKLRYSRYCAWRGVLDFSGREDSETIEGIRKAYPDLGKCLYFDLGSKTHCVLYELPNKRLNWIFCVNQPEPEIKDS